From Numida meleagris isolate 19003 breed g44 Domestic line chromosome 4, NumMel1.0, whole genome shotgun sequence, the proteins below share one genomic window:
- the LOC110398789 gene encoding homeobox protein not2-like, whose translation MPPPKTPFHIDALLAEPPRPGPAAPCPPPPVPLPIPGPGAWGWGCRWGGGLELSHCAGADPLGPAVLWRPGGACKMKRVRTVFKPEQLERLEQEFLKQQYMVGTERVDLAATLRLTETQVKVWFQNRRIKWRKQSMEQKKAKLSQFGVMQPASAGPTDVKEHEEDTVEVEL comes from the exons ATGCCTCCTCCCAAGACCCCCTTCCACATCGATGCTCTCCTCGCCGAAcccccgcggcccggccccgccgctccctgcccgccgccccccgTCCCGCTCCCCATCCCGGGACCGggagcctggggctggggctgccgcTGGGGAGGAG GTCTGGAGTTGTCTCACTGCGCAGGGGCTGACCCACTgggccctgctgtgctgtggaggCCCGGGGGGGCCTGCAAAATGAAGAGGGTCCGCACAGTCTTCAAACCAGAGCAGCTGGAGCGGCTGGAACAAGAGTTCCTCAAGCAGCAGTACATGGTGGGCACAGAGAGAGTGGACCTGGCTGCAACGCTGCGTCTCACAGAGACCCAG GTGAAAGTCTGGTTCCAGAACCGGAGGATCAAATGGAGGAAGCAGAGCATGGAGCAGAAGAAGGCAAAGCTGTCACAGTTTGGGGTGATGCAGCCTGCCTCTGCTGGCCCCACGGATGTCAAGGAGCATGAGGAGGACACAGTGGAAGTTGAGCTTTGA